From one Labeo rohita strain BAU-BD-2019 chromosome 8, IGBB_LRoh.1.0, whole genome shotgun sequence genomic stretch:
- the notch2 gene encoding neurogenic locus notch homolog protein 2 isoform X1 produces the protein MGQLPGVSSGKVILIVICCLKVSFALQCVDPVKPCVNNATCVTFHNGTGYCRCAPGFLGDYCQHNDPCYVGYCLNGGECTVSVAGVPGSPSCVCPLGFTGQHCEIQKNSTCFPNNPCTNGGKCSLLSNDQYKCQCPRRWTGRHCEQEDTCLSGPCANGGTCRALPNREFSCTCPSGYHGPHCLNDTDECASSPCKNEGVCLNTPGSYRCNCQPGFTGIHCETDYVPCFPSPCLNGGTCRQMTDTTYICHCLPGFNGTNCELNIDDCPNHRCQNGATCMDGVNTYNCQCPPEWTGQFCTDDVDECRLQPNACQNGGTCSNTRNGYNCVCVNGWSGPDCSENIDDCAAEPCTAGSTCIDRVASFVCSCPPGKTGLLCHVDDACTSNPCKMGAQCDTNPVNGKFNCNCPSGYKGSTCAEDIDECVIGPNPCEHGGSCKNTEGSFTCNCAPGYTGPRCEQDINECGSNPCQNDATCLDQIGDYTCICMPGFEGLHCEIDINECASSPCLNNGRCLDQVSRFVCECPQGFTGEMCQVDIDECASTPCHNGAKCLDRPNGYECECAEGFTGALCTDNINDCEPEPCHHGECIDGIATFTCKCYPGYMGPICSEQIRECLSDPCQNRGRCVDMVNMYQCNCQPGTSGVNCEINYDECASNPCQHGICEDGINEYKCVCKPGYTGERCSEEINECSSNPCLSGGTCVDKVNGFQCLCPLGTHGPLCHSGADHCSPMPCKHGECIEQQDGYVCACEPGWEGKNCEREKNECQSNPCHNGGICKDHHNGYTCVCARGFAGFNCEININECESNPCLNQGTCVDGVNSYSCHCTLPYKGRRCEEKLVPCDSQPCQRRGVCQPSLDYTSYTCLCHSGWEGAQCTEDVDECKKNPCQNGAHCRNTVGSYRCECQPGYTGVNCQTNIDDCSSNPCRNGGTCVDKVGRFLCECRDGFYGERCEQEMDECASNPCWNGGRCTDYVNSYTCQCPPGYDGINCERDIPDCTETSCLNNGTCVDGINRFTCRCRHGFSGQFCQFELNECDSHPCKNGGTCIDGLGTFHCTCPLMYNGKTCESMVNVCSKIKCQNGGTCVQKEMDWRCSCQHGWTGLYCDIPNMSCQAVAKNKGVAVDMVCKHAGRCIDKDNTHQCMCQRGYMGSYCEQEVDECLSNPCRNGGTCMDYQGGYDCKCKAGYQGVNCEYDVDECQSNPCHNGGTCIDLINRFSCACPPGTKGLQCEVDVNECAPEFGAHCKNGGQCVDGLGRYTCSCPPGFTGEHCEGDVNECLSGPCHPTGSIDCVPLTNNYQCRCRLGYTGQHCELMVDLCQSKPCHNNGRCAMNTSSLHGYTCNCQPGYTGFNCGDFEIFSCASLLCQNGGQCVEIKGRPQCRCQIGFTGPHCESTTNRCMCLNGGTCVTDKSNKFSCQCLPGFTGPTCQSLVSCPYLECEQRAGDKVCDPQCKNPECDWDGGDCTLFWDKPWKNCTASVPCWDLFHNGRCDPECDNAGCLFDSFECHKGSSTGPSMCKYDRYCADHYANGHCNQGCNTESCGWDGLDCATDTPPKLAEGTLVVVVLLQPEEFLGDLKGFLRSLGTLLRTNLRLKLDEQKRPMVYPYYGSEENEFKNNIASMKQRGKRELEKEVIGSKVHLEIDNRQCSQHSDECISSADQAAAFIAAESLISALPYPVYSVASDPNPDPPVQVFLYLVAVAAAIIMLILVLGVLAAKRKRKHGTLWLPDGFLAKKDSKRREPVGQDDFGMKSMQKPQDGGLMDGSSTHHWSEEDLTKKPRVRDGTSTALKMTDPFVYDQSEWTPPTSQMEDKPLLPVGVDGGVDRREWTLQHHKAADITLTPPQADIDMDSLDVNVKGPDGFTPLMLASLRNGSSPDCGSMLGDEEEESGADEPGTNVITDLIGQGASLNAQTDRTGETALHLAARYARADAAKRLLDAGADANAHDNMGRTPLHAAVAADAQGVFQILIRNRATDLDARMNDGTTPLILAARLAVEGMVEELVHCHADVNAVDDHGKSALHWAAAVNNVDATLVLLKNGANRDMQDNKEETPLFLAAREGSFEAAQVLLDHYSNRDITDHLDRLPRDTAQERMHHDIVRLLDQYNLVHSPHSGPNHVGNGGGHSSMVCGTNGTGFMIGMRPGPQGKKNRRAGGKANAVAAGTAKDLKEMKAKRRKKPAGGEVPNVVAVAGGSGNVTKAAGGLSESSVTMSPVDSLESPHSYAGEAVATSSTASSPPLLSSPSVRPMLPPVSHMLGQQQSWVGLAKHGYNGHMFGLMQPHQMNAGHTSMQQQHHSPGMLTPMNVTMTREQLPPIVTFQMMAAGNGQSLLKQAQQSQMQAQGQNQAQSQHLHCNQSMMFPMPDVAMQHGLSHTLSHPHGHNHALPHGLPESQARQVASYQPRQSPVDKYPTPPSQHSYATAGSEGTTPGHPAHNPSEHPYLTPSPESPDPWSSSSPHSNSDWSDVTTSPTPLGNPHTLPPSCHTHIPEQAQLQPPSQAAQPTQSQQSQRSSVYA, from the exons GTGTGCTCCTGGTTTCTTAGGCGATTACTGTCAGCACAATGACCCATGCTATGTGGGATATTGTCTGAATGGAGGAGAATGCACTGTGAGTGTGGCTGGCGTACCTGGGAGCCCCAGCTGTGTGTGTCCTCTAGGGTTCACAGGCCAGCACTGTGAGATCCAGAAAAACTCCACCTGCTTTCCCAACAACCCTTGCACCAATGGAGGGAAATGCTCACTCCTCTCCAACGACCAGTACAAATGCCAGTGCCCCCGTCGATGGACAG GTCGGCATTGTGAGCAAGAGGACACATGCCTGTCTGGCCCATGTGCCAACGGTGGTACCTGTCGTGCTCTGCCCAATCGTGAATTCTCCTGTACCTGTCCTTCTGGTTACCATGGGCCCCATTGTCTCAATGACACAGATGAATGTGCCTCCTCCCCATGCAAGAACGAAGGCGTGTGTCTGAACACCCCAGGCTCTTATCGATGTAACTGCCAGCCCGGTTTTACCGGGATCCACTGCGAGACGGATTATGTGCCCTGCTTTCCATCCCCCTGCCTCAATGGTGGAACCTGCCGGCAGATGACAGACACAACTTATATATGCCACTGCTTGCCAG GTTTTAATGGAACAAACTGTGAGCTGAACATTGATGATTGTCCGAATCACCGCTGTCAGAATGGAGCCACATGCATGGATGGAGTGAACACTTACAACTGCCAGTGCCCACCTGAATGGACTG GTCAGTTTTGCACCGATGATGTGGATGAATGCAGACTGCAGCCCAACGCCTGTCAGAACGGAGGCACGTGCAGTAACACACGCAATGGTTACAACTGCGTATGTGTGAACGGCTGGAGCGGCCCTGACTGCTCCGAAAACATTGATGACTGTGCAGCTGAGCCCTGCACCGCCGGCTCCACTTGCATCGACCGCGTAGCTTCCTTCGTTTGCAGCTGCCCTCCCGGCAAGACtg GTTTGCTGTGTCACGTTGATGATGCCTGCACCAGTAACCCTTGCAAGATGGGAGCTCAATGTGACACAAACCCTGTCAATGGCAAGTTCAACTGTAACTGCCCCTCAGGGTACAAGGGCAGCACGTGTGCGGAAGATATTGATGAGTGTGTCATCG GTCCAAACCCATGTGAGCACGGTGGCTCGTGTAAGAACACAGAGGGCTCGTTCACCTGTAACTGTGCTCCGGGTTACACCGGTCCGCGCTGTGAGCAGGACATCAACGAATGTGGCTCCAACCCCTGCCAGAATGACGCCACCTGCTTGGACCAGATTGGAGATTACACCTGCATCTGTATGCCAG GCTTTGAGGGCTTGCACTGTGAGATCGACATTAATGAGTGTGCCAGCTCGCCTTGTCTCAATAACGGTAGATGTCTAGACCAGGTCAGCCGGTTTGTCTGCGAATGTCCTCAAG GTTTCACTGGGGAAATGTGTCAAGTTGACATCGACGAGTGTGCCAGCACGCCTTGCCATAACGGGGCTAAGTGTCTCGACCGTCCGAACGGCTATGAGTGTGAATGTGCTGAAG GTTTCACAGGGGCATTGTGTACAGACAACATTAACGACTGTGAACCCGAACCCTGTCACCATGGCGAGTGTATAGACGGAATAGCTACCTTCACATGCAAGTGTTACCCAGGTTACATGGGGCCCATATGCAGCGAGCAGATACGCGAGTGCTTGAGTGACCCCTGCCAAAACAGGGGGCGCTGTGTTGACATGGTTAACATGTACCAATGCAACTGCCAGCCAGGCACATCAG GAGTGAATTGTGAGATCAACTATGATGAGTGTGCTAGTAATCCCTGCCAGCACGGAATCTGTGAGGATGGAATTAACGAGTACAAATGTGTCTGCAAACCTGGATACACAG GGGAGCGATGCTCCGAGGAGATAAATGAGTGCAGTTCGAACCCGTGTCTGAGTGGAGGGACGTGCGTGGACAAAGTGAACGGGTTTCAGTGTTTGTGTCCACTTGGGACTCATGGTCCTCTGTGCCACTCAGGTGCAGACCACTGCAGCCCCATGCCTTGCAAGCATGGAGAGTGCATTGAGCAGCAGGATGG GTATGTTTGTGCATGTGAGCCAGGCTGGGAAGGTAAGAACTGTGAGCGAGAGAAGAACGAGTGTCAGTCCAACCCGTGCCACAATGGTGGGATCTGTAAAGACCATCATAATGGCTACACCTGCGTGTGTGCCCGTGGTTTTGCAG GTTTCAACTGTGAGATAAACATTAATGAATGCGAGTCAAACCCCTGTTTAAATCAGGGAACCTGTGTGGATGGAGTCAACAGCTACAGCTGCCACTGCACTCTGCCTTACAAAG GGAGACGATGTGAGGAAAAGTTAGTCCCCTGTGACTCTCAGCCCTGTCAGAGACGAGGGGTCTGTCAGCCATCCCTGGATTACACCAGCTACACCTGCCTGTGCCACAGCGGATGGGAAG GAGCCCAGTGCACAGAGGATGTAGACGAGTGCAAGAAGAACCCGTGTCAGAATGGAGCTCATTGTCGGAACACAGTGGGCAGCTACCGATGCGAGTGTCAGCCTGGATACACTGGGGTCAACTGCCAGACCAACATCGATGACTGCAGCTCCA ATCCATGTCGTAATGGTGGTACGTGTGTTGACAAAGTGGGCCGGTTCTTGTGCGAGTGCAGAGATGGTTTCTACGGCGAGCGCTGTGAGCAGGAGATGGACGAGTGCGCTAGCAATCCCTGCTGGAATGGAGGTCGCTGCACTGACTACGTGAACAGCTACACGTGCCAGTGTCCACCTGGCTATGATGGCATCAACTGCGAACGTGATATCCCAGATTGTACTGAGAC CTCTTGTCTCAACAATGGAACGTGTGTGGATGGAATTAACCGTTTTACCTGCCGCTGTCGGCATGGATTTTCTGGTCAATTCTGCCAGTTTGAACTGAATGAGTGTGACTCTCACCCTTGTAAAAATGGTGGCACCTGCATAGACGGCCTGGGGACCTTCCACTGCACCTGCCCACTGATGTATAATGGAAAAACCTGCGAG TCAATGGTGAATGTGTGCAGTAAAATCAAGTGTCAAAATGGAGGTACGTGCGTCCAGAAGGAGATGGATTGGAGATGCAGCTGTCAGCATGGCTGGACAGGCCTGTACTGTGACATCCCCAATATGTCCTGCCAAGCTGTTGCCAAAAACAAGG GTGTGGCGGTGGACATGGTGTGTAAGCACGCAGGGCGGTGTATCGACAAAGACAACACACACCAGTGTATGTGCCAGAGAGGTTATATGGGCAGTTACTGTGAGCAAGAGGTGGATGAATGTCTCTCCAACCCCTGTAGAAATGGAGGGACATGTATGGACTACCAGGGTGGATATGActgcaag TGTAAAGCAGGTTATCAGGGTGTGAACTGTGAATATGATGTTGACGAGTGCCAGTCGAATCCCTGCCATAATGGAGGAACCTGCATTGATTTGATCAACCGCTTCTCCTGTGCATGTCCTCCTGGCACCAAAG GTTTGCAGTGTGAGGTGGACGTGAATGAATGTGCCCCAGAATTCGGCGCTCACTGTAAGAATGGCGGCCAGTGTGTGGACGGCTTGGGCCGGTACACTTGCTCCTGCCCTCCTGGTTTCACCGGAGAGCATTGTGAGGGAGATGTGAATGAATGTCTTTCTGGACCTTGCCATCCAACCGGCAGCATTGACTGTGTACCGCTCACCAATAACTATCAGTGCCGCTGTCGTCTCGGTTATACTG GACAACATTGTGAGTTAATGGTGGATCTATGCCAATCCAAGCCATGCCACAACAACGGCAGATGTGCCATGAACACGAGTTCATTACATGGATACACCTGTAACTGCCAACCC GGTTACACTGGCTTCAACTGCGGTGATTTTGAGATCTTCTCCTGTGCCAGTTTGCTCtgtcaaaatggcggacagtgTGTGGAGATTAAAGGTCGCCCACAGTGCCGCTGCCAAATTGGTTTTACCGGACCACACTGCGAGAGCACCACAAACCGCTGCATGTGTCTAAATGGTGGCACCTGTGTGACGGATAAGTCCAACAAGTTCAGCTGCCAGTGTCTACCTGGCTTCACCGGACCAACCTGTCAAAGTTTAGTTTCCTGCCCGTATTTGGAGTGCGAACAGCGTGCAGGAGACAAAGTATGTGACCCACAATGTAAGAACCCAGAATGCGACTGGGATGGAGGCGACTGTACGCTGTTCTGGGACAAGCCCTGGAAGAACTGCACAGCTTCCGTACCCTGCTGGGACTTATTCCATAATGGCCGCTGTGACCCAGAGTGCGACAATGCAGGCTGCCTCTTTGACAGCTTTGAATGCCACAAAGGTTCATCGACGGGCCCAAGCATGTGCAA ATATGACAGATACTGTGCAGATCATTACGCCAATGGTCATTGTAACCAGGGCTGCAACACAGAATCATGTGGCTGGGATGGTCTGGACTGTGCCACAGATACTCCTCCCAAGCTGGCTGAAGGTACACTAGTGGTCGTGGTGCTGCTGCAGCCCGAGGAGTTTTTGGGTGACCTCAAAGGTTTCCTGCGCTCTTTGGGGACACTCCTGCGCACCAACCTGCGACTTAAGCTGGATGAGCAAAAGAGACCTATGGTGTACCCATACTATGGAAGTGAggaaaatgaatttaaaaacaatattgccAGTATGAAGCAACGAGGAAAACGAGAGCTGGAGAAGGAGGTTATTGG ATCAAAGGTTCACCTGGAGATTGACAATCGACAGTGTTCTCAGCACTCAGACGAATGCATTTCCAGTGCAGACCAGGCTGCAGCCTTCATAGCCGCCGAGTCACTGATATCAGCGCTGCCATACCCCGTCTACTCTGTGGCCA GCGATCCAAATCCAGATCCCCCCGTGCAGGTTTTTCTGTACCTGGTTGCTGTGGCTGCAGCTATCATTATGTTGATTTTGGTGCTGGGTGTGTTGGCTGCCAAGCGCAAACGCAAGCATGGGACTTTGTGGCTTCCTGATGGCTTCCTGGCAAAGAAAGACAGCAAGCGGAGGGAGCCAGTGGGACAGGATGATTTTGGCATGAA GAGCATGCAGAAGCCACAGGATGGAGGGTTGATGGATGGCAGTTCTACCCATCACTGGTCTGAGGAGGATCTAACTAAAAAACCAAGGGTAAGAGATGGTACCTCCACAGCCCTGAAGATGACAGATCCCTTTGTTTATGATCAATCTGAATGGACCCCTCCAACCTCACAGATGGAAGATAAGCCATTGCTTCCTGTTGGAGTGGATGGAGGAGTGGACAGGAGAGAGTGGACCCTGCAGCATCACAAAGCCGCTGACATCACTCTCACTCCCCCTCAGGCGGACATAGACATGGACAGCCTGGATGTCAATGTTAAAGGACCAG ATGGTTTCACTCCTCTCATGCTGGCATCTCTACGAAATGGCAGCAGCCCCGATTGTGGCAGCATGCTGGGAGATGAGGAGGAGGAAAGTGGCGCTGACGAGCCTGGTACAAACGTCATAACCGACTTAATTGGCCAGGGTGCGTCGCTTAATGCCCAGACAGATCGCACGGGAGAGACTGCCCTCCACCTCGCTGCACGATACGCCCGAGCTGATGCCGCAAAGAGACTGCTGGATGCTGGGGCTGATGCCAACGCTCATGATAACATGGGCCGCACTCCTCTACATGCGGCCGTGGCAGCAGACGCCCAAGGAGTCTTCCAG ATTCTCATCCGTAACCGTGCTACGGATCTTGATGCCCGTATGAATGACGGCACCACACCACTCATCCTGGCAGCCAGACTGGCAGTGGAGGGCATGGTGGAGGAGCTTGTGCACTGCCACGCAGATGTCAATGCTGTGGATGACCACG GCAAGTCAGCTTTGCATTGGGCCGCGGCTGTTAATAATGTAGACGCCACTCTAGTGCTATTGAAGAATGGAGCCAATCGGGACATGCAGGACAATAAG GAGGAGACCCCCTTGTTCCTGGCTGCCAGGGAGGGCAGCTTTGAAGCGGCCCAAGTCCTCCTAGATCATTATTCAAATCGTGATATCACCGATCATCTAGACCGCCTGCCTCGTGATACTGCACAAGAAAGAATGCATCACGACATTGTGCGTCTTCTAGACCAGTACAACCTGGTGCACAGCCCACACTCCGGGCCTAACCACGTGGGCAACGGCGGAGGACACTCCTCCATGGTTTGTGGGACAAATGGCACAGGATTCATGATCGGCATGCGCCCAGGTCCGCAGGGCAAAAAGAACCGCCGAGCAGGAGGAAAAGCAAACGCTGTTGCAGCCGGAACAGCCAAGGATCTTAAAGAAATGAAGGCGAAGAGGCGGAAGAAGCCGGCCGGAGGAGAGGTCCCGAATGTGGTGGCGGTGGCCGGAGGCAGCGGAAATGTCACCAAAGCAGCTGGTGGCCTCTCAGAGAGCTCAGTCACAATGTCACCCGTGGATTCCCTGGAGTCTCCACACTCGTATGCCGGAGAGGCAGTTGCCACCTCCAGCACGGCGAGTTCGCCTCCGCTGCTTAGCAGCCCCTCCGTGAGGCCCATGCTGCCTCCTGTGAGCCACATGTTGGGCCAGCAGCAAAGCTGGGTGGGTCTGGCCAAACACGGCTACAATGGCCACATGTTTGGCCTCATGCAGCCCCACCAGATGAACGCGGGCCACACCAGCATGCAGCAGCAGCACCACAGCCCCGGCATGCTCACCCCGATGAACGTCACCATGACACGTGAACAGCTACCGCCCATTGTCACCTTCCAAATGATGGCGGCTGGCAACGGGCAGAGCCTCCTCAAGCAGGCGCAACAAAGCCAGATGCAGGCGCAGGGGCAAAATCAGGCGCAAAGTCAGCACCTGCACTGTAATCAGAGTATGATGTTCCCCATGCCTGATGTGGCAATGCAGCACGGGTTGTCGCATACCCTTTCGCACCCCCACGGTCACAACCACGCACTCCCTCACGGGCTGCCTGAGAGCCAAGCACGGCAAGTTGCGTCCTACCAGCCACGCCAGAGCCCCGTGGATAAATATCCTACACCACCTTCTCAGCACAGCTACGCCACCGCCGGCTCAGAGGGAACCACCCCTGGTCATCCCGCACACAATCCCAGCGAGCACCCCTACCTCACTCCTTCCCCTGAATCGCCCGACCCCTGGTCCTCCTCGTCGCCGCACTCCAACTCAGACTGGTCCGATGTCACCACAAGTCCCACCCCTCTAGGAAACCCCCATACACTGCCTCCTTCCTGCCACACACACATTCCCGAACAAGCCCAGCTGCAGCCACCATCGCAAGCCGCGCAGCCGACTCAGTCTCAGCAGTCACAGCGCAGCAGTGTGTACGCGTAG